The Flavobacterium sp. HJ-32-4 genome contains a region encoding:
- the ruvA gene encoding Holliday junction branch migration protein RuvA, with protein sequence MIAQLQGRMVEKSPTMVIIDCGGVGYEVHISLHTFSLLPSHENVKLYTHLQVKEDAHTLFGFMEKSEREIFRLLLSVSGIGAGIARTMLSSLEPRQVIEAIASGNVGVIQSVKGIGAKTAQRAILDLKDKVLKLYDLDEVSISGDNTNKDEALSALEVLGFNRKLAEKVVEKVLKAEPGASVEAIIKLSLKNL encoded by the coding sequence ATGATTGCACAGTTACAGGGGCGGATGGTAGAGAAATCGCCCACTATGGTCATAATCGACTGCGGTGGGGTGGGCTACGAGGTTCACATTTCGCTCCATACATTTTCCCTGCTCCCTTCCCACGAGAACGTCAAGTTGTATACGCACCTCCAGGTGAAGGAGGACGCGCATACACTTTTCGGCTTTATGGAGAAGTCGGAACGCGAGATTTTCCGGTTGCTGCTCTCCGTTTCGGGCATTGGTGCCGGCATCGCCCGGACGATGTTGTCGTCGCTGGAACCGCGCCAGGTCATCGAGGCGATCGCGTCAGGAAATGTAGGCGTTATCCAATCGGTGAAGGGTATCGGGGCCAAAACCGCGCAACGGGCGATCCTCGACCTGAAAGACAAGGTGTTAAAGTTGTACGACCTGGACGAAGTTTCGATTTCAGGCGACAATACAAACAAAGATGAAGCGTTATCTGCATTGGAAGTTTTAGGCTTCAACCGCAAACTGGCCGAGAAAGTGGTCGAAAAAGTGCTGAAGGCAGAGCCAGGGGCATCAGTGGAAGCCATTATTAAACTTTCATTAAAAAACTTATAA